Proteins from a genomic interval of Hemitrygon akajei unplaced genomic scaffold, sHemAka1.3 Scf000034, whole genome shotgun sequence:
- the LOC140719978 gene encoding LOW QUALITY PROTEIN: NACHT, LRR and PYD domains-containing protein 3-like (The sequence of the model RefSeq protein was modified relative to this genomic sequence to represent the inferred CDS: inserted 1 base in 1 codon; substituted 1 base at 1 genomic stop codon) produces the protein MDTERGLSEVPTRLKDVRQKHTETLREQTEKLRVNTILMRERVKVFQLVDRYAELTVISTVRDRTLVEHELLARGRDHEEWRQKHLCKDLEKIHIAHLFQNRYSHSFREKMKRTSGCSAAVAGVPGIGKTTMVQKIVYDWSTGKIYEQFHFVFFFKFRDLNSINYRINLRELILDQYPYFGNVLREVWKNPEGLLFIFDGLDEFKHRIDFADSRRDTEPNHQCPDPEWWCEVSDIVYSLIQHKLLPGCSVLVTTRHTALHLLEKSEISIWAEILGFVGEERKEYFIRYFDDQTVAFKYLKENEILYTMSYNPSYCWILALALGPFFTQRVRDPQRVPKTITQLYSYYIYNILKNHGREIENPREVLLRVGQMAFRGVSEKKIVFTGEDLINYNLQPSQFLSGFLMELLEREDSARSVVYTFPHLTIQEFVAAVAQFLTLHPGDILKFLTEAHNTTDGRFQVFLRFVAGLSSPMTARGLEEFLGPFLHQTTCRVIDWVKEEVKRQIGNAKSEAGKRSLLNTLHFLFESQNRELAQATLGSVEKLSFSEMSQTPIDCAVLSHVIGFCDTIINLDLAGSHIQCEGIQRLGPGLHKVGTLPPSHIDTFPLTNLPHCGTFPHPSTPPLPTLSRLEHVSNYWLSHVGVTESGAKELTSALNTNRSLTELLLSENDLGDSGAKLVSAALRNPECKIRKLGLERVGLTDSGAEDLASALRTNPSLMELYLSDDKLGDTXVKLMSVGLRNPECKIQKLRLERVGLTESGAEDLASALSTNPSLTELQLSDNELGDSGVKLVSXGLRNSGCKIQKLVLDNVGLTDSGIEDLGSALRINLSLTELDLGWNSLTDRSVPGLRRLILTLPSLVWIRLGGNQFSETGRKELRSLQEPRPGLRVWTA, from the exons ATGGACACTGAGCGGGGTTTATCTGAAGTGCCCACGCGTCTGAAAG ATGTTCGACAGAAACACACGGAGACTCTGCGGGAACAAACTGAAAAACtaagagtgaacacgatcctgatgagggagagggtgaaggttttccagctggttgatcgatacgctgagctcacggtcatttctactgttcgagatcggacactggtggaacatgagctgctggcaagaggcagagaccacgaggagtggagacagaaacatctcTGCAAAGACTTGGAGAAAATCCACATTGCTCATCTGTTTCAGAATCGTTACTCACATAGTTTTCGGGAAAAAATGAAAAGAACTTCAGGAtgttcggcagcagtggccggagtcccggggatcgggaaaacaacaatggtacaaaagattgtttatgactggtccACAGGGAAAATATACGAACAATTCCATTTTGTATTCTTTTTCAAATTCcgagatttaaactccattaactatAGAATAAATCTGAGGGAATTGATTCTGGATcaatatccttactttgggaatgtaCTGAGAGAGgtgtggaagaacccagagggtttactgtttatttttgatggtttagatgaattcaaacacagaatcgattttgctgacagtcggagagacacagaacctaatcaccagtgcccagatcccgagtggtggtgtgaagtgtcggaCATTGTTTACAGTTTAATCCAacacaagctgctcccagggtgttcagtgctggtgaccacccgccatactgcgttacatttattggaaaagtcaGAGATCAgcatctgggctgaaatcctgggatttgttggtgaggaacggaaggaatatttcatcagataTTTTGATGATCAGACGGTGGCATTCAAATActtgaaggagaacgagatcctgtacaccatgagctacaacccctcctactgttggatcctcgctctggcactgggccccttcttcacacaaagagtcagggacccgcagcgagttcccaagaccatcacccaactctatTCCTACTATatctacaacatcctgaaaaaccacggccgtgaaattgagaacccccgtgaagtgttactcagggttggtcagatggccttcagaggagtgtccgagaagaagattgtgtttacgggtgaagatttgatcaactacaatctgcagccttcccagttcctgtccgggttcctgatggagcttttggagagagaagattctgcccggagcgtggtgtacacattcccacacctcaccatccaagagtttgtagctgcagtcgcacaattcctgactctacatcccggcgatatcctgaaattcctcactgaagcccacaacacgacagatgggcgatttcaGGTATTTCTGCGTTTTGTTGCTGggctctcctccccaatgacagctcggggcctggaggagtttctgggtccatttcttcatcaaacaacctgccgggtgattgactgggtgaaggaggaggttaaacgccagattgGAAACGCgaagagtgaagctggtaaaaggagcctcctgaacaccttGCActtcctgtttgagtctcagaatcgtgaaCTGGCTCAGGctacactgggatctgtggaaaaactttcattcagtgaaatgtcacagaccccgattgactgcgcggtcctgtcccATGTCATCGGATTCTGTGATACAATAATAAACCTCGATCTGGCTGgcagccacattcagtgtgaaggaatccagcggctgggacccgggctgcacaag GTGGGTACTCTTCCACCATCTCACATCGACACTTTCCCATtaacaaatcttcctcactgtgggacATTCCCCCATCCTTCAACCCCGCCCCTCCCGACCCTTTCACGTCTGGAACACGTTTCTAACTATTG gctgagccATGTCGGTGTCACAGAATCCGGTGCCAAGGAACTCACTTCCGCACTCAATACAAACCGATCACTTACGGAGCTGCTACTGAGTGaaaatgacctgggagattccggagcgaaactggtgtctgcggctctgaggaatccggagtgtaaaatacggaaactggg gctggagagagtcggtctcacagattctggtgccgaggatctcgcctccgcactcagaacaaacccatcactgatggaGCTGTACCTGAGTGATGATAAGCTTGGAGATACCTGAGTTAAACTGATGTCTGTGGgtttgaggaacccggagtgtaaaatacagaaactgcg gctggagagagtcggtctcacagaatctggtgccgaggatctcgcctccgctctcagtacaaacccatcactgacggagctgcaaCTGAGtgataatgaactgggagattcaggagtgaaactggtgt acGGCTTGAGGAACTCggggtgtaaaatacagaaactggt gctggacaatgtcggtctcacagattctggtatcGAGGATCTCGGCTCCGCTCTCAGAATAAAtttatcactgacggagctggacctaggATGGAACTCTCTCACAGATCGATCTGTCCCcggtctccgccgcctcatactgactctCCCCAGTCTGGTGTGGAtccg gctgggtgggaatcagttcagtgagaccgggaggaaggaactgagatctctgcaggaacccagacccggactaaGAGTGTGGACCGCGTGA